Proteins encoded within one genomic window of Buteo buteo chromosome 30, bButBut1.hap1.1, whole genome shotgun sequence:
- the LOC142025935 gene encoding olfactory receptor 14A16-like, which produces MSNSSSITEFLLLAFADTWQLQLVHFWLFLGIYLAALLGNGLIITAIACDHRLHTPMYFFLLNLSLLDLGSISTTVPKSMANSLCDTRAISYWGCAAQVFFFLFLITAEYSLLTIMAYDRYVAICQPLHYGTLLGSRDCVHMAAAAWGSGFLYAVLHTANTFSLPLCQGNAVGQFFCEIPQILKLSCSRSYLREVGLLVLGVCLAFGCFVFILFSYVEIFRAVLRIPSEQGQHKAFSTCLPHLAVVCLFVSTAVFAYLKPPSISSPSLDLVVAVLYSVVPPAVNPLLYSMRIQEIKDALWKMKGCFSEAIN; this is translated from the coding sequence atgtccaacagcagctccatcaccgagttcctcctcctggcatttgcagacacatggcagctgcagctcgtgcacttctggctcttcctgggcatctacctggctgccctcctgggcaaCGGCCTCATCATCACTGCCATAGCCTGCGACCACCGCCTCCACacccccatgtacttcttcctcctcaacctctccctcctcgacctgggctccatctccaccactgtccccaaatccatggCCAATTCCCTGTGCGACACCAGGGCCATCTCCTACTGGGGATGTGCTGCacaggtctttttctttctcttcttgatcACAGCGGAATATTCTCTCCTCACCATCATGGCCTACgaccgctacgttgccatctgccaacccctgcactacgggaccctcctgggcagcagagattgtgtccacatggcagcagctgcctggggcagtgggtttcTCTATGCTGTCCTGCACAcggccaatacattttcactaccaCTCTGCCAAGGTAATGCTGTGggccagttcttctgtgaaatccctcagatcctcaagctctcctgctcacgctcctacctcagggaagttggCCTTCTTGTGCTGGGTGTCTGTTTGgcatttggttgttttgttttcattcttttctcctacGTGGagatcttcagggctgtgctgaggatcccctctgagcagggacagcacaaagccttttccacgtgcctccctcacctggccGTGGTCTGCCTGTTTGTCAGCACTGCAGTGTTTGCCTACttgaagcccccctccatctcttcaCCGTCCCTCGATCTGGTGGTGGCAGTTCTGTACTCGGTGGTGCCTCCAGCAGTGAACCCCCTCCTCTACAGCATGAGGATCCAGGAGATCAAAGATGCCCTTTGGAAAATGAAGGggtgcttttcagaagcaattaactga
- the LOC142025779 gene encoding olfactory receptor 14J1-like: MLRAHCGRNLHSPLHVPHAQRKLMSNSSSSTEFLLLAFMDTRQLQLVHFWLFLGIYLAALLGNGLIITAVACDHRLHTPMYFFLLNLSLLDLGSISTTVPKSMANSLCDTRAISYWGCAAQVFFFLFLITAEYSLLTIMAYDRYVAICQPLHYGTLLGSRACVHMAAAAWGSGFLNAVLHTANTFSLPLCQGNAVGQFFCEIPQILKLSCSRSYLREVGLLVLSACLAFGCFVFILFSYVQIFRAVLRIPSEQGRHKAFSTCLPHLAVVSLFISTAVFAYLKPPSISSPSLNLVMAVLYSVVPPAVNPLLYSMRNQEIKDALRKTMSGCFSEAINFRFAEHS; this comes from the exons ATGCTGAGAGCTCACTGCGGGAGAAatcttcacagccctctgcaTG TGCCCCATGCCCAGAGGAAGCTaatgtccaacagcagctccagcaccgagttcctcctcctggcattcATGGACACGCGACAGCTGCAGCTcgtgcacttctggctcttcctgggcatctacctggctgccctcctgggcaaCGGCCTCATCATCACTGCCGTAGCCTGCGACCACCGCCTCCACacccccatgtacttcttcctcctcaacctctccctcctcgacctgggctccatctccaccactgtccccaaatccatggCCAATTCCCTGTGCGACACCAGGGCCATCTCCTACTGGGGATGTGCTGCacaggtctttttctttctcttcttgatcACAGCGGAATATTCTCTCCTCACCATCATGGCCTACgaccgctacgttgccatctgccaacccctgcactacgggaccctcctgggcagcagagcttgtgtccacatggcagcagctgcctggggcagtgggtttctcaatgctgtgctgcacacggccaatacattttcactaccgCTCTGTCAGGGCAATGCTGTGggccagttcttctgtgaaatcccccagatcctcaagctctcctgctcacgctcctacctcagggaagttgggCTTCTTGTGCTTAGTGCCTGTTTAgcatttggttgttttgttttcattcttttctcctatgtgcagatcttcagggctgtgctgaggatcccctctgagcagggacgccacaaagccttttccacgtgcctccctcacctggccGTGGTCTCCCTGTTTATCAGCACTGCAGTGTTTGCCTACttgaagcccccctccatctcctccccatccctcaaTCTGGTGATGGCAGTTCTGTACTCGGTGGTGCCTCCAGCAGTGAACCCCCTCCTCTACAGCATGAGGAACCAGGAGATCAAGGATGCCCTGAGGAAAACGATGAGCGggtgcttttcagaagcaattaacTTTCGTTTTGCAGAGCACTCCTAA